In Providencia rettgeri, the following proteins share a genomic window:
- a CDS encoding LamB/YcsF family protein, which yields MKKQIDLNSDLGESFGQWEMGNDSDILPVVSSANIACGFHAGSPEGILKTLKAAKENGVAVGAHVGYPDLVGFGRRNMDIASNELTADVIYQIGALQGLATAAGTQVLYVKPHGALYNTIAHDKRQAMAVIDAILAIDKRLILVALAGAPIIEWARDSGLSVVAEAFADRAYNSDGTLVSRKLAGSVLHDPQVVAGRMLQLVMEGGVMSIDGKFTPVDAGSICVHGDSPGALEMAKQVRVILEQQGIEIYGFAHKGDHE from the coding sequence ATGAAAAAGCAAATTGATTTAAACAGTGACCTTGGGGAAAGTTTTGGACAATGGGAAATGGGCAATGATAGCGACATTCTTCCTGTTGTTAGCAGTGCGAATATCGCTTGTGGCTTCCATGCGGGTTCACCAGAAGGGATATTAAAAACTCTGAAAGCCGCAAAAGAAAATGGGGTTGCTGTTGGTGCACATGTGGGCTATCCCGATTTAGTCGGCTTTGGTCGACGTAATATGGATATTGCATCGAATGAATTAACCGCAGACGTGATTTATCAAATTGGTGCATTACAAGGCTTAGCAACCGCAGCAGGGACACAAGTTTTATATGTTAAGCCTCATGGTGCACTGTATAACACGATTGCTCATGATAAGCGCCAAGCAATGGCCGTGATTGATGCGATATTAGCCATTGATAAACGACTGATATTAGTTGCATTAGCTGGAGCCCCGATAATTGAGTGGGCACGAGACAGTGGGCTAAGTGTCGTTGCCGAAGCCTTCGCTGATCGCGCATATAACAGCGATGGCACATTAGTATCCCGAAAACTAGCGGGCTCAGTATTACATGACCCGCAGGTAGTCGCAGGCCGTATGTTACAGCTGGTTATGGAAGGCGGTGTGATGTCAATTGATGGAAAATTTACACCTGTTGATGCTGGGTCGATTTGTGTTCATGGGGATAGCCCGGGGGCCCTTGAAATGGCAAAACAGGTGCGAGTCATCTTAGAGCAACAAGGTATTGAAATTTATGGTTTTGCCCACAAAGGAGACCATGAATGA